A genomic segment from Leptolyngbya boryana PCC 6306 encodes:
- a CDS encoding DUF3120 domain-containing protein codes for MISYSPTPTPSQEAEVIAVSKSSLTESSLIERQLPSRNRLIFGASVFLVSVPVFFEAPLVRSIPLLCLLLTSVWVWVSIALSAKSKTQHWGELITGFTWTWLAGSLYWGWMRWEPTLHLPIEAIGLPIAIWGLRQNWCKLGNFFYLGSLFGTAITDLYFYVSDLIPYWRRLMQVEPDAVQPIFQEALMQMYTPHGIFWVISLATLLLVIGVLSLRVKTPHWVAFGGAVLSTILVDSLFWIAATLA; via the coding sequence TTGATTTCCTATTCGCCCACCCCCACCCCATCCCAAGAGGCTGAAGTGATCGCGGTTTCTAAATCTTCTCTCACTGAATCTTCTCTGATAGAGCGGCAACTCCCGTCGCGCAATCGTCTCATTTTCGGTGCATCGGTCTTTTTGGTGTCGGTTCCTGTGTTCTTTGAAGCGCCCTTAGTCCGATCGATTCCGCTGCTCTGCCTTTTACTCACTTCAGTATGGGTTTGGGTCTCGATCGCGCTTTCTGCGAAATCAAAAACACAACACTGGGGTGAGTTAATCACAGGATTCACTTGGACATGGCTTGCTGGCTCGCTTTACTGGGGGTGGATGCGTTGGGAACCCACGTTACATTTACCGATCGAAGCGATTGGGCTGCCGATCGCGATCTGGGGATTGCGGCAGAATTGGTGCAAACTTGGAAACTTTTTCTACTTAGGCTCCCTCTTTGGAACTGCAATCACTGATTTATATTTCTACGTGAGTGACTTGATTCCGTATTGGCGGCGATTAATGCAGGTAGAACCAGATGCAGTGCAGCCGATCTTTCAAGAAGCTCTTATGCAAATGTACACACCTCATGGCATTTTCTGGGTGATTTCACTAGCTACGCTACTCCTTGTAATCGGTGTTCTCTCGCTGCGGGTGAAAACGCCGCATTGGGTAGCATTTGGTGGTGCTGTTCTCAGTACCATTCTAGTTGACAGTCTTTTCTGGATTGCAGCAACCCTGGCATAA
- a CDS encoding adenylate/guanylate cyclase domain-containing protein, producing MVTLQPIPHLILHSDLNRQRLPLVGNSCWTIGRSEDNTFVIGDRWISRNHAMLQWMETGEYYLIDLGSRNGTFVNGRRVSIPVTLQNGDRLTFGQTELDFFCPMNRPAPSSDLDSKDFTATAALSVRCLISVLVVDIRDFTILTRQLDESILSEMIGTWFRQAGEIIREYGSWVDKYIGDAVMAVWTHGAHGVERDESLRICQAINALHKMTSDLYRDYPLPFPIRIGAGVNTGFAMVGNTGSGDRPDYTALGDTVNAAFRLETATKQIGLDIAMGETTYRHLASHVGELAFFERYNVDLKGYDTPTPTHACSFADLDRFLKSNFDTFY from the coding sequence GTGGTAACTCTCCAACCTATTCCTCATCTCATCCTACATAGCGATCTCAATCGTCAGCGCTTGCCTTTAGTGGGTAATAGCTGCTGGACAATTGGACGGAGCGAGGATAACACATTTGTGATTGGCGATCGCTGGATTTCACGTAACCATGCCATGCTGCAATGGATGGAAACGGGAGAATATTATTTGATCGATCTCGGCAGTCGCAACGGCACTTTTGTGAATGGGCGGCGGGTGAGCATTCCGGTGACATTGCAGAATGGCGATCGTCTCACGTTTGGACAGACTGAACTAGATTTCTTCTGCCCTATGAATCGTCCTGCTCCGTCGAGCGATCTCGACTCTAAAGATTTCACGGCAACCGCAGCGCTCTCAGTGCGCTGTTTAATCTCGGTTTTGGTTGTTGATATTCGCGATTTTACGATTCTGACGCGTCAGCTAGACGAAAGCATTCTTTCTGAGATGATCGGGACTTGGTTTCGCCAAGCAGGTGAGATTATTCGAGAGTATGGCAGTTGGGTCGATAAATATATTGGCGATGCGGTGATGGCGGTCTGGACGCATGGAGCGCATGGAGTCGAGCGGGATGAGTCACTACGAATCTGTCAGGCGATTAATGCGCTTCATAAGATGACGAGTGATTTGTATCGAGACTATCCCTTGCCATTTCCGATTCGGATCGGGGCAGGTGTGAATACGGGATTTGCGATGGTCGGTAACACAGGTAGCGGCGATCGACCCGATTACACAGCATTGGGTGATACCGTGAATGCGGCATTTCGATTAGAAACAGCAACGAAACAAATCGGACTCGATATTGCGATGGGTGAAACGACGTATCGGCATCTGGCAAGTCATGTAGGTGAGTTGGCGTTCTTTGAGCGATATAACGTTGATCTCAAAGGTTACGATACGCCAACTCCGACTCATGCTTGCTCGTTTGCGGATCTCGATCGCTTTTTGAAGAGTAATTTCGATACCTTTTACTAA
- a CDS encoding DUF4079 domain-containing protein has protein sequence MDLPSFLWLWRIAAWAMGLTIVAYLLQAATGSGLLFGIKWVRSLHIGVGIAIAILVLVLLGIGIVGTLGHYGSLGHSNHLWSGLAVVELVFLSAWSAVQIPTQPWARSVHIGVNFLLCLGLIWVSITGWEVVQKYLS, from the coding sequence TTGGATTTACCGTCCTTTCTTTGGTTATGGCGAATTGCTGCTTGGGCAATGGGTTTGACGATCGTGGCGTATTTGCTTCAAGCAGCAACGGGATCAGGATTATTATTTGGCATCAAATGGGTGAGATCGCTGCATATTGGCGTAGGAATTGCGATCGCGATTTTAGTCTTGGTCTTACTGGGAATTGGCATTGTCGGAACCCTAGGGCATTACGGCAGTTTAGGTCATTCCAATCATTTATGGTCGGGGCTGGCTGTCGTTGAATTGGTATTTCTTTCTGCCTGGAGTGCTGTACAGATTCCCACTCAGCCTTGGGCACGTTCTGTTCACATTGGCGTGAATTTTCTCTTATGCTTAGGGCTAATTTGGGTCTCGATCACCGGGTGGGAAGTGGTTCAAAAATATCTTTCTTGA
- a CDS encoding DUF1830 domain-containing protein, which produces MPQILDPVPSNGSDPVLCCYVNATSQIQIARITDVPNWYFERVVFPGQRLIFEAIVTAHLEIHTGMMASAILSDTIPCSTLIVTEGDEDASFRQELRSILATPAES; this is translated from the coding sequence ATGCCTCAAATTCTTGATCCCGTTCCTTCTAATGGATCTGATCCCGTCCTTTGTTGTTATGTAAATGCTACAAGTCAAATTCAAATTGCTCGGATTACAGATGTGCCAAATTGGTACTTTGAACGAGTCGTTTTTCCAGGTCAGCGATTGATCTTTGAAGCAATCGTGACAGCTCATTTGGAAATTCATACTGGCATGATGGCAAGTGCGATTTTGTCAGATACAATTCCTTGTTCAACTCTGATTGTGACGGAGGGAGACGAGGATGCCTCCTTTCGCCAAGAGCTGAGGTCAATTCTGGCAACTCCAGCGGAATCCTAA
- a CDS encoding photosystem II high light acclimation radical SAM protein gives METRILYVRLPCNPIFPIGAVYLADHVHKQFPDIIQKILDLGTVPPLDYASALDDCIDQFKPTLLVYSWRDIQIYAPVGGRGGNPLQYTFEYYYALNPFLKARGALGLLRIASGYYGELWRNANLIKRGFKRARKYHPDAKLVVGGGAVSVFYEQVARSLPKGTIVSVGEGETLLEKLLRGEDFLDERCYIVGETKPRDRMIHEFPNPIEKAACDYDYIASIWDEFEYYFQSQDFYIGVQTKRGCPHNCCYCVYTVIEGKQVRINPADEVVKEMQQLYKKGVRNFWFTDAQFIPARKYIDDAIELLQKIVDAGMTDIHWAAYIRADNLTPKLAELMVKTGMNYFEIGITSGSQELVRKMRMGYNLRTVLENCRDLKAAGFNDLVSVNYSFNVIDERPETIRQTIAYHRELEKIFGADKVEPAIFFIGLQPHTHLEEYALKNDILKPGYDPMNVKPWTVRKLLWNPEPLGSFFGEVCLQAWQRNPNDFGREVMDILEERLGRADLEEALTAPIEKSNPQLVTAP, from the coding sequence ATGGAAACTCGCATTCTCTACGTCCGGTTGCCTTGTAATCCGATTTTTCCGATTGGAGCCGTGTATCTTGCCGATCACGTTCACAAGCAGTTTCCTGACATCATCCAAAAAATCTTAGATTTGGGCACAGTCCCGCCTTTGGATTACGCCTCAGCGCTGGATGATTGCATTGATCAGTTCAAGCCAACGCTGTTGGTCTATTCTTGGCGCGACATTCAGATTTACGCACCTGTGGGGGGCCGCGGGGGAAATCCACTGCAATACACCTTTGAGTACTACTACGCTTTAAATCCGTTCTTGAAGGCGAGAGGCGCGCTTGGCTTACTGCGAATCGCTTCAGGCTATTACGGCGAATTGTGGCGCAATGCCAATCTGATCAAACGGGGCTTCAAACGCGCTCGCAAATATCATCCAGATGCCAAATTGGTTGTGGGTGGGGGCGCAGTGAGCGTGTTTTATGAGCAAGTTGCGAGAAGTTTGCCGAAAGGCACGATCGTATCGGTGGGCGAAGGGGAAACGCTGCTCGAAAAACTGCTGCGGGGTGAAGATTTCTTAGATGAGCGGTGTTATATCGTCGGCGAGACGAAACCGCGCGATCGCATGATTCACGAATTTCCCAACCCGATCGAGAAAGCTGCTTGCGATTACGATTACATTGCGTCGATCTGGGACGAATTTGAATACTATTTTCAATCTCAAGACTTTTATATTGGAGTCCAGACCAAGCGCGGCTGTCCCCACAACTGCTGCTACTGCGTCTATACAGTGATTGAAGGTAAACAGGTTCGGATCAATCCAGCTGATGAAGTCGTCAAAGAAATGCAGCAGCTTTACAAAAAAGGCGTTCGCAACTTCTGGTTCACAGATGCTCAATTTATTCCAGCCAGGAAGTATATTGATGATGCGATCGAGCTTCTGCAAAAGATCGTGGATGCGGGCATGACCGATATTCACTGGGCAGCTTACATTCGTGCGGATAATCTCACGCCGAAGCTTGCCGAATTGATGGTGAAGACTGGCATGAATTACTTTGAGATTGGCATTACCAGCGGCTCTCAGGAACTCGTGCGCAAAATGAGAATGGGGTACAATCTCCGAACCGTCTTAGAAAACTGCCGAGATTTGAAAGCGGCAGGATTCAACGATCTTGTTTCGGTGAATTATTCATTTAACGTGATTGATGAGCGACCGGAAACGATTCGACAAACGATCGCGTATCATCGCGAATTAGAAAAAATCTTCGGAGCCGACAAAGTTGAGCCTGCGATTTTCTTTATCGGGCTGCAACCTCATACGCATCTAGAAGAATATGCGCTCAAGAATGACATTCTGAAGCCGGGATACGATCCGATGAATGTGAAACCTTGGACAGTTCGCAAACTGTTATGGAATCCAGAACCTTTGGGATCATTCTTTGGTGAAGTTTGTCTGCAAGCTTGGCAGCGCAATCCCAATGATTTCGGACGGGAAGTCATGGATATTTTAGAAGAACGTCTCGGACGTGCTGATCTAGAAGAAGCCTTAACTGCTCCGATCGAGAAATCCAATCCTCAACTTGTTACTGCTCCCTAA
- a CDS encoding DICT sensory domain-containing protein, with amino-acid sequence MLEGSILKDLKVAHQSGEVGKRPLNFGVYYKNTLVSLCHALEDCILTCQSAPLVITAFQRGKWYLVEADRYGDIANRADQIVIMATADAGFAEHPTSQRSNVTLVDLDPTDPVAQEWHLMILAPSYTAMVLCQELSPEDYGTQGVPEEDLERKFYGFWTFEQGLVEETVNIAIAHIDRYNPDLANQLRAKVAEISAQSSDQDEIYQAVSMVVNYLQDGHSKHKHEALDNNLVSNELQAFLRLAQLIDQTDVSNPNAAAEVASLSVAMAQLLDLPAWQVNRLRLSALLHRLAFLQRADSVLSPGSFGRVTEPDPDAAPSCPIVPGAQLLRNMGRLNAIATIITHESEHWNGKGQPAGLAGDEIPLESRILGLLSEFQQRVTQSNLTDALAQCQAEAGERWDTKLVEALTLLVSAIQQGLSLPIQMPKIAAGMWLLDSHSDEELLNLSEKVTERG; translated from the coding sequence ATGTTAGAAGGCTCAATTCTCAAAGATTTAAAAGTAGCGCACCAGTCCGGCGAGGTCGGTAAACGCCCGCTCAATTTCGGTGTGTATTACAAAAATACGCTGGTTTCACTCTGTCATGCTCTGGAAGACTGCATTCTCACCTGTCAGAGTGCACCTCTCGTGATTACTGCTTTCCAGCGGGGAAAATGGTATCTCGTTGAAGCCGATCGCTATGGCGATATCGCGAATCGAGCCGACCAAATTGTGATCATGGCGACGGCAGATGCCGGATTTGCAGAACATCCCACCAGTCAGCGATCGAATGTCACTTTAGTCGATTTAGATCCCACTGATCCGGTTGCTCAAGAATGGCACTTGATGATTTTGGCTCCGTCTTATACCGCCATGGTGCTCTGTCAGGAACTCTCGCCTGAAGACTATGGGACTCAAGGTGTGCCAGAAGAAGACTTAGAGCGGAAGTTTTACGGCTTTTGGACATTTGAGCAGGGCTTAGTCGAAGAGACGGTGAATATTGCGATCGCTCATATCGATCGCTACAACCCGGATTTAGCCAATCAACTTCGGGCAAAAGTCGCAGAAATTTCTGCTCAGAGTAGCGACCAAGACGAAATCTATCAAGCGGTTTCGATGGTCGTGAACTATTTACAAGACGGTCACTCGAAACACAAGCACGAAGCGTTAGATAACAATCTCGTTTCCAATGAGCTACAAGCCTTTCTCCGTCTGGCTCAATTGATTGATCAAACCGATGTGAGCAATCCAAATGCTGCGGCTGAAGTGGCTTCACTATCGGTCGCGATGGCACAGTTGCTTGATCTTCCGGCTTGGCAGGTGAATCGGTTACGGCTCTCTGCCTTGCTGCATCGACTCGCATTCTTACAGCGAGCAGATAGTGTACTCAGTCCAGGAAGCTTTGGACGGGTGACTGAGCCTGATCCCGATGCCGCGCCGAGTTGTCCGATCGTTCCAGGCGCTCAGCTTTTAAGAAATATGGGCAGATTGAATGCGATCGCAACGATCATTACGCATGAATCTGAACACTGGAATGGAAAAGGACAACCTGCTGGACTCGCAGGCGACGAAATTCCTTTAGAATCAAGAATCCTTGGCTTACTCTCTGAGTTTCAACAGCGCGTGACTCAAAGCAATTTAACCGATGCGCTCGCTCAGTGCCAAGCGGAAGCGGGAGAGCGGTGGGATACAAAGCTCGTCGAAGCTTTAACGCTTCTTGTCAGCGCGATTCAGCAAGGGTTAAGCCTACCGATTCAAATGCCGAAAATCGCGGCTGGAATGTGGTTGTTAGATTCTCATTCTGACGAAGAATTGCTGAATCTATCTGAGAAAGTGACGGAGCGAGGGTAA
- a CDS encoding pentapeptide repeat-containing protein, with protein sequence MDIQAIRSGKVAQLAGVDLQDEDLSKADLGGVILAGAKLAGADFTGAKLAGAILDGANLVGCQLIGADLRASMTGANLMQADLTEADLRGSNLRGANLMRSRLTRAALSGAFLSGTNLMGVNLQGVDLRGADLRGANLSGVNLLGANLTQADLQGAQLSEANLEEADLQGANLAGANLSGANLLCAELQDANLTGANLIGACVIGTLLAEASKGELESK encoded by the coding sequence ATGGATATTCAGGCGATTCGATCGGGAAAAGTAGCGCAACTCGCGGGCGTAGATTTGCAGGATGAAGATCTGTCTAAAGCAGATTTGGGCGGCGTGATTTTGGCGGGAGCAAAACTGGCGGGGGCAGATTTCACAGGCGCAAAGCTGGCGGGAGCCATTTTAGACGGTGCGAATTTAGTCGGATGCCAGCTGATTGGGGCGGATTTGCGCGCGTCGATGACGGGTGCAAATTTGATGCAGGCAGATTTGACTGAGGCAGATTTGCGCGGCAGTAATTTGCGCGGGGCAAATCTCATGCGATCGCGCCTAACTCGTGCGGCTTTATCCGGTGCATTTCTCAGCGGCACAAACTTGATGGGCGTGAATTTGCAAGGCGTTGATTTACGAGGTGCAGATTTACGAGGTGCAAATTTAAGTGGAGTCAATCTGCTGGGTGCAAACTTGACTCAAGCAGATTTGCAGGGCGCACAGCTCAGCGAAGCGAATCTTGAAGAAGCAGATTTGCAAGGTGCGAATTTAGCAGGCGCGAACCTCTCAGGTGCGAATCTGCTTTGTGCAGAACTCCAGGATGCAAACCTAACAGGCGCAAATCTGATCGGAGCTTGTGTGATTGGAACTCTCTTAGCGGAAGCATCGAAAGGCGAACTTGAGAGCAAATGA
- the sixA gene encoding phosphohistidine phosphatase SixA yields the protein MELYLIRHGLAGQHGDYPDDDQRPLTPEGERKTEQVAKRMRSLDLKFDLILTSPLTRAKQTAKILQKAGLSDALETAGYLAPGGDIQNWHAWVESWRSPDKALALVGHEPDLSSWAELLIWGEVRDRFILKKAGVIGLELPESGSALSNSQLFWLTPPRLFL from the coding sequence ATGGCGACTATCCTGATGATGATCAGCGTCCTCTGACTCCAGAAGGGGAGCGTAAAACAGAACAGGTTGCAAAGCGAATGCGATCGCTCGATTTAAAATTTGATCTGATTCTGACCAGTCCTCTGACTCGTGCCAAGCAAACGGCTAAAATTTTGCAAAAAGCAGGGTTGAGCGATGCATTAGAAACTGCTGGCTACCTTGCCCCAGGAGGCGATATTCAGAATTGGCACGCTTGGGTTGAGAGTTGGCGATCGCCCGACAAAGCATTAGCGCTGGTTGGACACGAGCCGGATCTCAGCAGTTGGGCAGAGTTACTGATTTGGGGAGAAGTGCGCGATCGCTTCATTCTAAAAAAAGCGGGTGTGATCGGCTTAGAGCTTCCCGAGAGCGGAAGTGCGCTCTCCAATAGCCAACTATTCTGGCTAACTCCGCCTCGGTTGTTTCTGTAA